One Oncorhynchus masou masou isolate Uvic2021 chromosome 18, UVic_Omas_1.1, whole genome shotgun sequence DNA window includes the following coding sequences:
- the LOC135504419 gene encoding collagen alpha-1(XIV) chain isoform X2, producing the protein MPLHCQRPGCPALMGPFLVTLLLLMNSGVHSQGRLKLTVLSQDRLQMKWKEAEGPVQGYKVRVKPISEVPQPELMLTTTRGRATVAGLDSSQEYALQVLVLNGTLEKLIAKRRFTIEGLREEELVRSGSREQRRKALPGGSGSGELDDPIEALVAVPTVVYHEPTTTTTTTTEPPTTPETTTQNNELVTEKAPKEKRKRKKEKDRSKVDNKEEQGTTQGKPVEDENSDREKVRKTIPTQPVTVVSTRKAFECDTTAAADVVMLVDGSWSIGRTNFRRVRDFLEGLVTPFHIGPDRVQIALSQYSGDPRTEWQLNNFTTKEQLLEAVRNFRYKGGNTFTGHALLHVLEENLRHESGARPDTPRILILLTDGKSQDDAIAAANRLKNTGVEIIAVGVKNADESELRQVASEPLEINVYNVNDFPLLSKLVDRLVHILCGKIEERSIAKRNERPTEDPVLYYPSPTDLEFSELGPREVQLSWTGPTRPVLQYRVVFHSAEGQSPQEVVVNGTVSSVLLGGLSSQTHYHISIFPVYDDNVGLALRGTITTLPLAMPEGLEVTPSSPSSLRVRWGATAGATQYMVLYSSLSHGEPDDAKEVKFGADQTDVILGGLIPVTDYSVTLYALYDEDPSDPVTAIATTYPLPSPVSMQFPKVSHSMVRVSWVPGVVDVPGHRITCSTNHGSDVKQVEVTGVNSVLLQNLSSLSRYLVSVQSQYEQGLSSPLTANVTTLRVPAPSDLRVTNFSGSDITVRWESAADDVVSYLIKWISLSGGDLRQLRVDGDSEGAILEGVQDDKEYQISLSALYADGAQSEAVAIRYSTLSGGGPSSVSVSEETAVSLLVSWVPPNAHVLQYHVSYTALMGGETQESTVLVSGSERQTLLQTLLPDTRYSILVTAEYRNREGGSASAQGKTISLRVSSVSVMRSDHSSICVSWRPVSAVSGYRIAIQSFKDKQTKQEIVDASSSSYCFTELEPETVYRISVHSRLDTVEGAAVSILHPTASSPARIPIHPRLHPIRNEVCPEVTIRNSIVKGFDMMEAFGLTQRTYSSVEGVAAEPFVFNTLHTYTVYRDIQLTQSTGFIHPAGFSPDHTISIAFRLLQDTPREPFALWQLTDNDFQPKMGVVLDPVSKLLLYFSLDYRGEVQELTFDQPQVHRLFYGSFHKIHLSISQVSVSLSVDCQHVGERPARPLGTLPTDGFETLGKLMKTRGPHSGSAPFQLQSFEIVCNTTWALEDTCCDLPGLRDEESCPAPAYACTCTSDIPGAPGVMGPPGKPGPRGEKGEKGEEGQKVRGLDTCEADTEAPEQFTIHS; encoded by the exons aggtaCCCCAGCCGGAGCTGATGCTGACGACCACGCGTGGCCGGGCCACAGTGGCAGGTCTGGACTCCAGCCAGGAATACGCCCTCCAGGTCCTAGTGCTCAACGGCACACTGGAGAAACTCATCGCCAAGAGACGCTTCACCA TTGAGGGCTTGCGAGAGGAGGAGTTGGTCCGTAGTGGCAGCCGTGAACAGCGGCGGAAGGCCCTACCAGGGGGGTCAGGGTCAGGTGAACTGGATGACCCCATAGAGGCCCTGGTAGCTGTACCCACTGTGGTCTACCATGAGCcgacaaccaccaccaccaccactacag AACCTCCAACTACTCCAGAAACAACTACCCAGAATAATGAGTTGGTGACAGAGAAGGCTCccaaagagaagaggaagaggaagaaagagaaggatcGCTCCAAGGTGGACAATAAGGAGGAGCAGGGGACAACTCAGGGGAAACCAGTAGAGGATGAGAACTCCGACAGGGAGAAAGTCAGGAAGACGATCCCCACCCAGCCTGTCACAG TGGTGTCCACTCGGAAGGCCTTTGAGTGTGACACCACAGCAGCCGCTGACGTGGTCATGTTGGTGGACGGCTCCTGGAGCATTGGACGCACCAACTTCAGACGTGTCAGGGACTTCCTGGAGGGTCTAGTCACGCCTTTCCATATCGGCCCAGACAGGGTGCAGATAG CCCTTTCTCAGTACAGTGGAGACCCTCGCACTGAGTGGCAGCTCAACAACTTCACTACCAAAGAGCAACTGCTGGAGGCCGTCAGGAACTTCAGATACAAGGGCGGCAACACCTTCACGGGCCATGCTCTGCTGCATGTCCTGGAGGAGAACCTGAGACACGAGTCAGGGGCGAGGCCGGACACCCCTCGTATCCTGATCCTCCTGACGGATGGGAAGTCGCAGGATGACGCCATCGCTGCAGCCAACCGGCTGAAGAACACCGGCGTGGAGATCATTGCCGTAG GTGTAAAGAACGCAGACGAATCAGAGCTGAGGCAGGTGGCGTCTGAGCCTCTGGAGATCAACGTCTACAATGTGAATGACTTCCCTCTGCTCAGCAAACTGGTGGACCGACTGGTGCACATCCTCTGTGGGAAGATAGAGGAGCGCAGCATTGCTAAGA GAAACGAAAGGCCGACAGAGGACCCTGTGCTCTACTACCCAAGCCCCACAGACCTGGAGTTCTCTGAGCTGGGCCCCAGGGAGGTGCAGCTGAGCTGGACTGGACCTACCCGACCTGTCCTGCAGTACAGAGTGGTGTTCCACAGCGCCGAGGGACAGAGCCCACAGGAG GTGGTTGTGAATGGAACCGTCTCCAGTGTTCTGCTGGGTGGACTCTCCTCCCAGACCCACTACCACATATCAATCTTTCCTGTCTACGATGACAACGTTGGTCTGGCCCTCAGAGGGACCATCACCACAT TGCCCCTGGCCATGCCGGAGGGTCTGGAGGTGACCCCCTCGTCCCCCAGCAGTCTGAGGGTGCGTTGGGGTGCCACCGCGGGGGCCACTCAGTATATGGTTCTCTACTCCTCCCTCAGCCACGGAGAGCCCGACGATGCCAAGGAG GTGAAGTTTGGGGCAGACCAGACTGATGTGATTCTGGGTGGTCTGATACCAGTGACAGACTACTCTGTCACCCTGTATGCCCTGTATGACGAGGACCCCAGTGACCCTGTCACCGCCATCGCCACCACAT ACCCGTTGCCCTCCCCCGTCAGTATGCAGTTTCCCAAGGTGAGCCACAGCATGGTCAGGGTCAGCTGGGTTCCTGGAGTGGTTGATGTTCCCGGTCACAGAATCACCTGCAGCACCAACCATGGCAGTGACGTCAAACAG gtggAGGTGACAGGTGTGAACTCAGTTCTGCTACAgaacctgtcctctctgtctagATACTTGGTGTCGGTGCAGTCACAGTATGAGCAGGGCCTGTCCTCACCGCTCACAGCCAACGTCACCACAT tgagGGTACCAGCCCCCTCTGATCTCAGAGTCACAAACTTCTCAGGAAGTGACATCACAGTTCGATGGGAGTCAGCCGCCGATGACGTTGTCTCCTACCTGATTAAATGGATCTCACTCAGTGGAGGGGACCTCAGACAG TTGAGGGTGGATGGGGACAGCGAGGGGGCCATATTGGAGGGGGTGCAGGACGATAAGGAGTATCAGATCTCACTGTCTGCCCTCTACGCCGATGGAGCCCAGAGTGAGGCAGTGGCTATACGATACAGCACCT TGTCAGGTGGCGGCCCTTCCAGTGTGTCCGTCTCAGAGGAGACTGCAGTCAGTCTCCTGGTGAGCTGGGTTCCTCCCAACGCCCATGTACTGCAATACCATGTCTCCTACACCGCCCTGATgggaggagagacacaggagagcact GTGTTGGTTTCAGGCAGCGAGAGACAAACATTGCTGCAGACCCTGCTACCTGACACACGCTACAGCATCCTGGTCACTGCGGAGTACCGCAACCGAGAGGGAGGGAGCGCCTCCGCACAGGGCAAGACCA TCAGTCTGCGAGTGAGCAGTGTCAGTGTGATGAGGTCTGATCACTCCAGTATCTGCGTGTCTTGGAGGCCTGTTTCAGCAGTCAGCGGTTACCGCATTGCCATCCAGTCTTTCAAAG ACAAGCAGACAAAGCAGGAGATAGTGGATGCATCAAGCAGCAGCTACTGTTTCACTGAGCTGGAGCCAGAGACTGTGTACCGCATCAGTGTGCACTCCCGCCTCGACACTGTAGAGGGAGCTGCAGTCTCCATTCTCCACCCCACAG CATCGTCCCCAGCCAGAATCCCCATTCATCCTAGACTGCACCCAATTCGCAATGAAG TATGCCCTGAGGTGACCATCAGAAACAGCATTGTAAAAG GGTTTGATATGATGGAGGCTTTTGGTCTGACCCAGAGGACTTACTCATCTGTGGAGGGGGTGGCGGCTGAGCCTTTTGTCTTCAATACTCTACACACCTATACTGTGTACAGAGACATCCAACTGACTCAGAGCACAGG ATTCATCCACCCAGCAGGCTTTTCTCCAGATCACACCATCAGTATAGCTTTCCGTCTGCTACAGGACACCCCCAGGGAGCCCTTTGCCCTCTGGCAACTCACCGACAACGACTTCCAGCCCAAGATGGGCGTGGTGCTGGACC CTGTGAGCAAACTGTTGCTGTACTTCAGTCTGGACTACAGAGGGGAGGTTCAGGAGCTCACCTTCGACCAGCCACAGGTCCACAGGCTGTTCTACGGAAGCTTCCACAAG ATCCACCTGTCTATCAGCCAGGTGAGCGTATCCCTGTCTGTGGACTGCCAGCATGTGGGTGAGAGGCCCGCACGGCCACTGGGGACTCTGCCCACTGACGGTTTTGAGACACTGGGCAAACTGATGAAGACCCGTGGACCACACAGCGGCTCTGCCCCG TTCCAGCTACAGTCCTTTGAGATTGTGTGCAACACCACCTGGGCATTAGAGGACACCTGCTGTGATTTGCCAGGCCTG agggatgaggagagctGCCCCGCCCCTGCCTATGCCTGCACCTGTACCTCCGACATACCTGGAGCTCCTGGTGTCATGGGTCCTCCT GGCAAACCGGGTCCTCGTGGAGAAAAGGGtgaaaagggagaggagggccaAAAGGTCAGAGGTCTTGACACTTGTGAAGCCGATACAGAAGCGCCTGAACAGTTCACTATACACAGCTGA
- the LOC135504419 gene encoding collagen alpha-1(XX) chain isoform X1: MPLHCQRPGCPALMGPFLVTLLLLMNSGVHSQGRLKLTVLSQDRLQMKWKEAEGPVQGYKVRVKPISEVPQPELMLTTTRGRATVAGLDSSQEYALQVLVLNGTLEKLIAKRRFTIEGLREEELVRSGSREQRRKALPGGSGSGELDDPIEALVAVPTVVYHEPTTTTTTTTEPPTTPETTTQNNELVTEKAPKEKRKRKKEKDRSKVDNKEEQGTTQGKPVEDENSDREKVRKTIPTQPVTVVSTRKAFECDTTAAADVVMLVDGSWSIGRTNFRRVRDFLEGLVTPFHIGPDRVQIALSQYSGDPRTEWQLNNFTTKEQLLEAVRNFRYKGGNTFTGHALLHVLEENLRHESGARPDTPRILILLTDGKSQDDAIAAANRLKNTGVEIIAVGVKNADESELRQVASEPLEINVYNVNDFPLLSKLVDRLVHILCGKIEERSIAKRNERPTEDPVLYYPSPTDLEFSELGPREVQLSWTGPTRPVLQYRVVFHSAEGQSPQEVVVNGTVSSVLLGGLSSQTHYHISIFPVYDDNVGLALRGTITTLPLAMPEGLEVTPSSPSSLRVRWGATAGATQYMVLYSSLSHGEPDDAKEVKFGADQTDVILGGLIPVTDYSVTLYALYDEDPSDPVTAIATTYPLPSPVSMQFPKVSHSMVRVSWVPGVVDVPGHRITCSTNHGSDVKQVEVTGVNSVLLQNLSSLSRYLVSVQSQYEQGLSSPLTANVTTLRVPAPSDLRVTNFSGSDITVRWESAADDVVSYLIKWISLSGGDLRQLRVDGDSEGAILEGVQDDKEYQISLSALYADGAQSEAVAIRYSTLSGGGPSSVSVSEETAVSLLVSWVPPNAHVLQYHVSYTALMGGETQESTVLVSGSERQTLLQTLLPDTRYSILVTAEYRNREGGSASAQGKTISLRVSSVSVMRSDHSSICVSWRPVSAVSGYRIAIQSFKDKQTKQEIVDASSSSYCFTELEPETVYRISVHSRLDTVEGAAVSILHPTASSPARIPIHPRLHPIRNEVCPEVTIRNSIVKGFDMMEAFGLTQRTYSSVEGVAAEPFVFNTLHTYTVYRDIQLTQSTGFIHPAGFSPDHTISIAFRLLQDTPREPFALWQLTDNDFQPKMGVVLDPVSKLLLYFSLDYRGEVQELTFDQPQVHRLFYGSFHKIHLSISQVSVSLSVDCQHVGERPARPLGTLPTDGFETLGKLMKTRGPHSGSAPFQLQSFEIVCNTTWALEDTCCDLPGLRDEESCPAPAYACTCTSDIPGAPGVMGPPGKPGPRGEKGEKGEEGQKGEIGPSGKMGSEGVLGPLGNRGPRGLTVQGKVGPPGARGVKGEVGKPGGQGLPGPPGPKGNEGAPGPKGIRGVEGNMGGPGITGPRGFQGMPGHPGVVGERGPLGGVGPTGLPGNKGERGEKGEPQSMAMIFQLVTQACEQLVHNEVLKLDLFLNEMSRKPVPIEEPVGPPGEPGIPGGKGPPGQRGNQGRLGTSGEPGKSGYPGEQGRRGAPGEKGSLGPNVQGPQGIKGFAGLPGEAKLGSPGPRGEDGQTGPPGIAGAVGQAGEIGPPGVCDSSGCHRGAQAQTEDPYFGYQP, from the exons aggtaCCCCAGCCGGAGCTGATGCTGACGACCACGCGTGGCCGGGCCACAGTGGCAGGTCTGGACTCCAGCCAGGAATACGCCCTCCAGGTCCTAGTGCTCAACGGCACACTGGAGAAACTCATCGCCAAGAGACGCTTCACCA TTGAGGGCTTGCGAGAGGAGGAGTTGGTCCGTAGTGGCAGCCGTGAACAGCGGCGGAAGGCCCTACCAGGGGGGTCAGGGTCAGGTGAACTGGATGACCCCATAGAGGCCCTGGTAGCTGTACCCACTGTGGTCTACCATGAGCcgacaaccaccaccaccaccactacag AACCTCCAACTACTCCAGAAACAACTACCCAGAATAATGAGTTGGTGACAGAGAAGGCTCccaaagagaagaggaagaggaagaaagagaaggatcGCTCCAAGGTGGACAATAAGGAGGAGCAGGGGACAACTCAGGGGAAACCAGTAGAGGATGAGAACTCCGACAGGGAGAAAGTCAGGAAGACGATCCCCACCCAGCCTGTCACAG TGGTGTCCACTCGGAAGGCCTTTGAGTGTGACACCACAGCAGCCGCTGACGTGGTCATGTTGGTGGACGGCTCCTGGAGCATTGGACGCACCAACTTCAGACGTGTCAGGGACTTCCTGGAGGGTCTAGTCACGCCTTTCCATATCGGCCCAGACAGGGTGCAGATAG CCCTTTCTCAGTACAGTGGAGACCCTCGCACTGAGTGGCAGCTCAACAACTTCACTACCAAAGAGCAACTGCTGGAGGCCGTCAGGAACTTCAGATACAAGGGCGGCAACACCTTCACGGGCCATGCTCTGCTGCATGTCCTGGAGGAGAACCTGAGACACGAGTCAGGGGCGAGGCCGGACACCCCTCGTATCCTGATCCTCCTGACGGATGGGAAGTCGCAGGATGACGCCATCGCTGCAGCCAACCGGCTGAAGAACACCGGCGTGGAGATCATTGCCGTAG GTGTAAAGAACGCAGACGAATCAGAGCTGAGGCAGGTGGCGTCTGAGCCTCTGGAGATCAACGTCTACAATGTGAATGACTTCCCTCTGCTCAGCAAACTGGTGGACCGACTGGTGCACATCCTCTGTGGGAAGATAGAGGAGCGCAGCATTGCTAAGA GAAACGAAAGGCCGACAGAGGACCCTGTGCTCTACTACCCAAGCCCCACAGACCTGGAGTTCTCTGAGCTGGGCCCCAGGGAGGTGCAGCTGAGCTGGACTGGACCTACCCGACCTGTCCTGCAGTACAGAGTGGTGTTCCACAGCGCCGAGGGACAGAGCCCACAGGAG GTGGTTGTGAATGGAACCGTCTCCAGTGTTCTGCTGGGTGGACTCTCCTCCCAGACCCACTACCACATATCAATCTTTCCTGTCTACGATGACAACGTTGGTCTGGCCCTCAGAGGGACCATCACCACAT TGCCCCTGGCCATGCCGGAGGGTCTGGAGGTGACCCCCTCGTCCCCCAGCAGTCTGAGGGTGCGTTGGGGTGCCACCGCGGGGGCCACTCAGTATATGGTTCTCTACTCCTCCCTCAGCCACGGAGAGCCCGACGATGCCAAGGAG GTGAAGTTTGGGGCAGACCAGACTGATGTGATTCTGGGTGGTCTGATACCAGTGACAGACTACTCTGTCACCCTGTATGCCCTGTATGACGAGGACCCCAGTGACCCTGTCACCGCCATCGCCACCACAT ACCCGTTGCCCTCCCCCGTCAGTATGCAGTTTCCCAAGGTGAGCCACAGCATGGTCAGGGTCAGCTGGGTTCCTGGAGTGGTTGATGTTCCCGGTCACAGAATCACCTGCAGCACCAACCATGGCAGTGACGTCAAACAG gtggAGGTGACAGGTGTGAACTCAGTTCTGCTACAgaacctgtcctctctgtctagATACTTGGTGTCGGTGCAGTCACAGTATGAGCAGGGCCTGTCCTCACCGCTCACAGCCAACGTCACCACAT tgagGGTACCAGCCCCCTCTGATCTCAGAGTCACAAACTTCTCAGGAAGTGACATCACAGTTCGATGGGAGTCAGCCGCCGATGACGTTGTCTCCTACCTGATTAAATGGATCTCACTCAGTGGAGGGGACCTCAGACAG TTGAGGGTGGATGGGGACAGCGAGGGGGCCATATTGGAGGGGGTGCAGGACGATAAGGAGTATCAGATCTCACTGTCTGCCCTCTACGCCGATGGAGCCCAGAGTGAGGCAGTGGCTATACGATACAGCACCT TGTCAGGTGGCGGCCCTTCCAGTGTGTCCGTCTCAGAGGAGACTGCAGTCAGTCTCCTGGTGAGCTGGGTTCCTCCCAACGCCCATGTACTGCAATACCATGTCTCCTACACCGCCCTGATgggaggagagacacaggagagcact GTGTTGGTTTCAGGCAGCGAGAGACAAACATTGCTGCAGACCCTGCTACCTGACACACGCTACAGCATCCTGGTCACTGCGGAGTACCGCAACCGAGAGGGAGGGAGCGCCTCCGCACAGGGCAAGACCA TCAGTCTGCGAGTGAGCAGTGTCAGTGTGATGAGGTCTGATCACTCCAGTATCTGCGTGTCTTGGAGGCCTGTTTCAGCAGTCAGCGGTTACCGCATTGCCATCCAGTCTTTCAAAG ACAAGCAGACAAAGCAGGAGATAGTGGATGCATCAAGCAGCAGCTACTGTTTCACTGAGCTGGAGCCAGAGACTGTGTACCGCATCAGTGTGCACTCCCGCCTCGACACTGTAGAGGGAGCTGCAGTCTCCATTCTCCACCCCACAG CATCGTCCCCAGCCAGAATCCCCATTCATCCTAGACTGCACCCAATTCGCAATGAAG TATGCCCTGAGGTGACCATCAGAAACAGCATTGTAAAAG GGTTTGATATGATGGAGGCTTTTGGTCTGACCCAGAGGACTTACTCATCTGTGGAGGGGGTGGCGGCTGAGCCTTTTGTCTTCAATACTCTACACACCTATACTGTGTACAGAGACATCCAACTGACTCAGAGCACAGG ATTCATCCACCCAGCAGGCTTTTCTCCAGATCACACCATCAGTATAGCTTTCCGTCTGCTACAGGACACCCCCAGGGAGCCCTTTGCCCTCTGGCAACTCACCGACAACGACTTCCAGCCCAAGATGGGCGTGGTGCTGGACC CTGTGAGCAAACTGTTGCTGTACTTCAGTCTGGACTACAGAGGGGAGGTTCAGGAGCTCACCTTCGACCAGCCACAGGTCCACAGGCTGTTCTACGGAAGCTTCCACAAG ATCCACCTGTCTATCAGCCAGGTGAGCGTATCCCTGTCTGTGGACTGCCAGCATGTGGGTGAGAGGCCCGCACGGCCACTGGGGACTCTGCCCACTGACGGTTTTGAGACACTGGGCAAACTGATGAAGACCCGTGGACCACACAGCGGCTCTGCCCCG TTCCAGCTACAGTCCTTTGAGATTGTGTGCAACACCACCTGGGCATTAGAGGACACCTGCTGTGATTTGCCAGGCCTG agggatgaggagagctGCCCCGCCCCTGCCTATGCCTGCACCTGTACCTCCGACATACCTGGAGCTCCTGGTGTCATGGGTCCTCCT GGCAAACCGGGTCCTCGTGGAGAAAAGGGtgaaaagggagaggagggccaAAAG GGTGAGATAGGCCCTTCAGGGAAAATGGGGTCAGAAGGCGTTCTTGGGCCCCTGGGAAATCGTGGCCCTCGGGGATTGACAGTTCAGGGCAAAGTG GGACCTCCAGGGGCTCGGGGTGTGAAGGGGGAGGTGGGAAAGCCAGGTGGGCAG GGTTTACCAGGTCCTCCTGGACCCAAAGGGAACGAAGGAGCCCCAGGCCCCAAG GGCATCAGAGGAGTTGAGGGGAACATGGGCGGACCAGGGATTACTGGACCTAGG GGTTTCCAGGGTATGCCAGGACACCCAGGGGTTGTTGGAGAGAGGGGACCTTTAGGGGGGGTGGGGCCGACC GGTCTTCCTGGGAATAAAGGTGAAAGGGGAGAGAAG GGAGAGCCTCAGTCCATGGCAATGATCTTCCAGCTCGTCACACAGGCCTGTGAGCAACTGGTGCACA ACGAGGTGCTGAAGCTGGATTTGTTCCTGAATGAGATGAGCCGCAAGCCTGTGCCCATTGAGGAGCCAGTGGGTCCCCCAGGAGAGCCTGGTATACCAGGGGGAAAGGGCCCACCAGGACAGAGGGGGAACCAGGGAAGACTGGGAACTAGTGGGGAACCAGGGAAGTCTGGATACCCAGGAGAGCAGG GACGTAGAGGTGCCCCCGGGGAAAAAGGCAGCTTAGGGCCCAATGTCCAGGGACCACAGGGAATCAAAGGATTTGCAG GTCTCCCAGGAGAGGCCAAGCTGGGCAGTCCTGGCCCTAGAGGAGAGGATGGCCAGACGGGACCTCCGGGCATCGCAGGAGCAGTCGGGCAGGCAGGAGAAATCGGTCCCCCTGGTGTTTGTGATAGCAGTGGCTGTCATAGAGGTGCTCAGGCACAAACAG